CCTTGCTAGACCCTAAAAAGAGCGTGTTGAACGATTTTGAAATAAAAAATGGTGAATTCTTCATTATTACGGGCGCTAATATGGCTGGAAAGAGTACGTTTCTGCGTACCGTATCCCTACAAATAGTAATGGCAAATATGGGCCTTCCCGTTTGCGCAACCTCGATCTCCTATGTTCCTATTAAGCTCATAACAAGTATGAGAACAACGGATTCATTAACGGATGATGAATCCTATTTCTTTTCGGAATTAAAGAGACTAAAGTTTATTGTGGACGAAATTCAGAAGGATGAATATTTTATTGTTTTGGACGAAATCCTAAAAGGCACAAATAGCACTGACAAGGCAAAAGGTTCTCGAAAATTTGTTGAACGCCTGGTAGATGCCAAGGCCACAGGAATTATTGCTACCCATGATTTAAGCTTATGCGAAGTGGCAAAAGAACTTCCTCAAGTAAAAAATCACTATTTTGATGCTGAAATTATAAATGACGAACTCCATTTTGATTATAAATTTAAGGAGGGAATCTGTAAGAACATGAACGCTTCATTTTTATTAAAAAAGATGGAGATTGTGAATTAATTCTAAGTTATCCTGAAAAAATATTTTATTTTCTAGTTCGGTATCGTGGGTGCTCTTCTTTTTGCCATAGCCAGTGTACTGGCTGGTCTTGGAATTGAAGGATATAATCCCGTAAAACAATACATTAGTGAAAGCTATGCGACGGGAATGCCCTATGCCGTTATATGGCAATATTTTTTCATCTGTAGTGGGTTATTGCTGTTCTTTTTTGGAATAGTTGCAGCGAATTGCTTTCCAAAACGTTCTAATACGAAAGTCTGGTTTTTTCTTTTTGCTATCTTCTACGGAATAGGCACTTTGCTAACCGGAATTTATCCCTGTGACGTAGGTTGTTATTTAGACCCGGAAAATCCCAGAATATCTCAATTTATACACAACACCGTTGGCAATTTAACTTATGCGGTCGTACCGTTCAGTATTTTGGCATCATCATACGCTTTTAGTAAATTGAAGTTGTCTAAAAAGCTTACGGTTTTCAGCGCAATCTGTGGAAGCTTGTGTCTTTTGTTTGTTATACTTTTATTTGGTGACCCTGAGGGACCTTATAGAGGATTGTTTCAAAGAGTAATAGAAGCTTCCATAATTTCTTGGATAGTATACCTCTCATTTTATATAAAATCAACCAAAACCAAAACCAATGAAGACTAATCAATTTGTTATAAAGCTAATTCTACTTTTGTTTCTCGTTTCCTGCCAGGATGAGAAGAAGGAGATAACCTTGACCAATTTTGAACTTTGGGATACGATTACCTTAGATTTTGAAGGTGTAGAAACTTCCGAAAACGCAGAAGAAAATCCATTTCTGAATTACAAGTTAATAGTAGAGTTCAGCAGCGAAAAATCTAATTACACGATAACGGGATTTTACGCGGCTGATGGGAATGCGGCGGAATCTAGTGCTGAAAGCGGTAATGTCTGGCAGGTACGTTTTACCCCAGATCAATTGGGCGATTGGAAATATAACGCAAAGTTATATCACGGAGACAGTATTGCAATCAAGGAAATCCAGGCAAATACGAATTCCGTGGAAATTTCAAATAATGAGGGAACGTTTAGGGTAGTTCCATCCACTAAAAAGGGAATTCATTTTAGAGCGCACGGTAGACTTATTAACGCTAAGGGTTATTTCAAATTTCAGGATACCAATAAATATTGGATTAAGGGCGGGGCGGATAGTCCAGAAAATTTATTGGCTTATGAAGGCTTTGATGGAACGTATAGGATGCAAGCGGCCGATAGGGACGGGGAATCCAAAACGAGTGAGCAACTTCATAAATACCTTCCTCATGTGTCCGATTGGAACGAGGGTGATCCAACATGGAAAGACGGAAAAGGAAAAGGTCTAATCGGCGCTATGAATTATCTGTCCGGTGAAGGAATGAACGTGGCCTATTTTCTTGCTCTGAATATCAACGGCGATGGAAAAGATGTTTGGCCTTACGCAGATCCAGAAGATTTCACCCGTTTTGATGTCAGCAAACTGGGACAATGGGAAATCGTTTTCCAACACATGCAATCAAAAGGTATTTTATTGCATGTCGTATTGCAAGAAACTGAGAACGAAACAATGCTAGATAAGGGCGATACCGGTCCTATGAGAAAATTATACTTTCAAGAAATGGTGGCCCGTTTCGGACATCACCTGGGTCTCAATTGGAATTTAGGGGAAGAAAATGGTTATGCAGAATTTACCCCCATTGCACAGAACGATGCACAACGAAGGGCCATGACCGACTATCTTACCGAAATAGACCCTTATAACCATCCGATATTACTGCATACACATTCCCACGAACCGGCTAGGAGTAACGTATTGGATTCGATTGTTGGCTTTAAAAATTTAGATGGGCTTTCCCTTCAAGTGGACAAAAGGGAAGGAGCACCAGAAATAGTGAGGAAGTGGAAGGCCGAGTCTAAGGCGGCGGGTCATCCTTGGATGATTACCATGGATGAAATAGGCATGTGGCATACTGGTGTAGTTCCGGACTCCATGGACTACAACCACGATTCATTAAGAAGATATGTGCTTTGGGGTACCTTATTATCTGGGGCAGCAGGGGTAGAATGGTACTATGGCGCCAATAATAAGTACAACGACCTAAATACAGAGGACTGGCGCACAACAGACCGTCTGTGGGAATTGACGGATTATGCCTTAGACTTTTTTCGTGAATACTTGCCCTTTTGGGAAATGACTGGAAATCCCGAACGTGTTGACTCTAGCGAGGCTTACTGTTTAGAAAAGGCAGGCGAAATTTATGCTGTTTATCTGCCAGACGGTAAAACTTATGTAATGGACTTGGGTGATGCCACGGGTGATTTTTCAGTAGAATGGTATGATCCCCTTTCGGGAGACGGTCTACATAAGGGTTCAGTAACCCAAATTTCAGGAGGGAAAAAGGTATCGCTTGGTAATCCCCCAAATAAGGCGGAGATGGTTGAGAACCAAGATTGGGTGGTTTTAGTTAAGCGGATGTAAATAAACGAAATGTCCTAAAAAGGATATCCAATAGCAAAATTGAGGGTGAAGTTGTTATCAACATTACCAAAGAAAGGTACGTTCCACCGGTCATTTTCGGGTAAGTAGGGTACCCGAAGTGGAGAGGCCAAATCAAACCGAATTACAAAGTTCTGAACATCTACCCGAAGTCCAAAACCTACCCCGGCGGCTACTTCTTTTAGCCAATCGGATTCAAACTTTCCATCGGTAAATAATGTATTAGAGAAGTTACTGTTCACCTGCTCGTTTTCCAAGTCCGAGTAGTCCCCCGTCAACCAGACGTTTCCAGCATCTACAAAGACAGCTCCTTTTAGGTAGGAGAAAATTGGAAACCTATACTCTAGATTGGCCTCCAATTTCAGATTACCGGAGCGGTCAAAATAATCTGTGTTCGTAACGCCATTTTCAACATCAAAACTTCCGGGCCCCAATGATCTTATATTGAAGGCACGAATACTATACGGTCCACCAGAAAAGAACTGTTTCACGAAGGGTAACGTTTGGCTATTGCCATAAGGCACACCCCAACCGGCATAAACCCTTGAAATCAAAGTTTGCTCATTTCCCCAGCGCATATAAAACCTAAAATCTGCATCCGCTTTTGCATATTGGGCATATTCGGAACCTAATATGGAACCAGAGCCACCGCTTATTAGACTTAGCGTGTTTCCTGCCAAATCAATACTTGTGGAAAAGTAGATAGGAAATTCTTTTTCAACGTCGGAAACCTCATCATAGGTAAAGCCATAGATTAATCCTGCAATGAAACGCTGCTCAAAACTTCGACTAAGAAAAGGGTTGTCGTCCAAAATCTGCTGAAATTCATCCGTAACATTAAATAATCGGGAGTAGTTAACACTAATTGGGTCTAACTGATGGTACACATACCTATTTTCCTTCCAAGTATAACCAAATGAGGTGTTGATTGAGCTCAAAGTAAAAAGCTGACTACGTTGAAGAAAATCTACCCCTAAAGAAATCTTAGTTTTGGGCACGTTGTATTGAAAAACGCTGGGAGAAAACGGAATCAACCGCGGTATGATTAAATCGGTCTTTATACCTCCTGCAATACTACTTAAACTGGAATTTTCTCCACTGCTTAATTGCGACTCATACGAAAAATTTGCCGAGATGCTAATAGTTTCCCCTCCATTGAACAGATTTCTGTTGCTATACGTAAGTGCAATAC
This sequence is a window from Maribacter aestuarii. Protein-coding genes within it:
- a CDS encoding DUF998 domain-containing protein, which gives rise to MGALLFAIASVLAGLGIEGYNPVKQYISESYATGMPYAVIWQYFFICSGLLLFFFGIVAANCFPKRSNTKVWFFLFAIFYGIGTLLTGIYPCDVGCYLDPENPRISQFIHNTVGNLTYAVVPFSILASSYAFSKLKLSKKLTVFSAICGSLCLLFVILLFGDPEGPYRGLFQRVIEASIISWIVYLSFYIKSTKTKTNED
- a CDS encoding DUF5060 domain-containing protein, with the translated sequence MKTNQFVIKLILLLFLVSCQDEKKEITLTNFELWDTITLDFEGVETSENAEENPFLNYKLIVEFSSEKSNYTITGFYAADGNAAESSAESGNVWQVRFTPDQLGDWKYNAKLYHGDSIAIKEIQANTNSVEISNNEGTFRVVPSTKKGIHFRAHGRLINAKGYFKFQDTNKYWIKGGADSPENLLAYEGFDGTYRMQAADRDGESKTSEQLHKYLPHVSDWNEGDPTWKDGKGKGLIGAMNYLSGEGMNVAYFLALNINGDGKDVWPYADPEDFTRFDVSKLGQWEIVFQHMQSKGILLHVVLQETENETMLDKGDTGPMRKLYFQEMVARFGHHLGLNWNLGEENGYAEFTPIAQNDAQRRAMTDYLTEIDPYNHPILLHTHSHEPARSNVLDSIVGFKNLDGLSLQVDKREGAPEIVRKWKAESKAAGHPWMITMDEIGMWHTGVVPDSMDYNHDSLRRYVLWGTLLSGAAGVEWYYGANNKYNDLNTEDWRTTDRLWELTDYALDFFREYLPFWEMTGNPERVDSSEAYCLEKAGEIYAVYLPDGKTYVMDLGDATGDFSVEWYDPLSGDGLHKGSVTQISGGKKVSLGNPPNKAEMVENQDWVVLVKRM
- a CDS encoding BamA/TamA family outer membrane protein produces the protein MKRIVFTYSTLCVLAVLLLYSCGIKKFIPEGEHLYSGATLNMRLDSAIKAEVKGFKQVETELFNLIQPNPNTTFLGMKPALYFHYKAQKEKPGFFYRFLNKSFGEEPVYFSDVNTERIQELILNRLDNNGFFYSRVDSEERVQEKFASVSYDATLREPYLLENYQLESDSLPIYNEIEELIKNTPLSKGDRFDLDLLNLERERLDNGLKQKGYYNLRPDFLIFEADTNRYQTKKFDLFLRLKKNVPKRAAIPYTIDSITVYPNFSIENDTLPVTAKNSTQIKGIDFIQEELYFKPKLLESYLLFNKGDLYNASTSKRTSNRLSALGSYKYVNIQYTELDTTLTDGDAGSLAASIYLAPLTKRSIRAELQAVTKSNGFTGPGIALTYSNRNLFNGGETISISANFSYESQLSSGENSSLSSIAGGIKTDLIIPRLIPFSPSVFQYNVPKTKISLGVDFLQRSQLFTLSSINTSFGYTWKENRYVYHQLDPISVNYSRLFNVTDEFQQILDDNPFLSRSFEQRFIAGLIYGFTYDEVSDVEKEFPIYFSTSIDLAGNTLSLISGGSGSILGSEYAQYAKADADFRFYMRWGNEQTLISRVYAGWGVPYGNSQTLPFVKQFFSGGPYSIRAFNIRSLGPGSFDVENGVTNTDYFDRSGNLKLEANLEYRFPIFSYLKGAVFVDAGNVWLTGDYSDLENEQVNSNFSNTLFTDGKFESDWLKEVAAGVGFGLRVDVQNFVIRFDLASPLRVPYLPENDRWNVPFFGNVDNNFTLNFAIGYPF